The DNA window ATTCCGTAGGTGGAGGCGCCCGAGTAGTCGGAGATGCCGGTGAACGCCTTGTTGAAGGCGAAGGTGACCAGGATGTCGGTCTCACCGGTGGTGTTCTGGCCGATCAGCAGGTAGATGACGGCGAACATGTTGAACGTCCAGATGCTGCTGATCAGGATGACCGTGCTGCTCACCGGGCGCAGGCCGGGCAGGGTGATGTTGCGGAACCGCTGCCAGGGCGAGGCGCCGTCCATCTCGGCCGCCTCGTGCAGTTCGGCGGGGATGGACTGCATGCCGCCGAGCAGCGCCACCATCTGGAAGGGGACGCCCAGCCAGACATTGACCAGGATGACCGCGATCTTCTGGTTGAGCGGGGTGCCGAGCCAGTCCTGGGCCGGCAGTCCGAGGTGGGTCAGGATCTCGTTGAGCACGCCGAACTGGGTGTTGAGCATCAGCCGCCAGGCGAAGATGCCGATGAAGCCGGGGACCGCCCACGGCAGGATGAGCGCCATCCGGTAGAAGAGCCGGAAGCGCATCCGGCGGTTGAGGATGTTGGCCAGCGCCAGCGCCAGGACGAACTGGAGGACGCCGCAGGAGACCGTCCAGACGATGGTCCAGATGAGGCGGGGGTAGAAGTCGCCGTCCGCGCCGGAGAGGACGTGCCAGTAGTTGTCCAGGCCGACCAGATGGTAGGTCGCGGGCACATGGTTGACGCCGATGTCCTTGGCGACATTGGCCTCGTTGGCGTTGGTCAGCGACAGGTAGAGGCCGCGGCAGAGCGGGTAGAGGACCAGCACCGCCATCACGACGACCACCGGCAGGACCATCGCCCAGCCGTACCAGTGGCGGTCGTACGAACGCCGGACCCTGGCCAGCAGGCCGGTCCGGGGAGCGGGGGCGGGGGCGGCGGACTTGACCGGTCCGCCGGGGGCTTCGGTCGTGGTGGTCATCATCGGGCCTTCGCGACGGGCTTGGAGGAGCGTGCGGGCGGGTGTGCGGACTCACGCCCGGGGCGGGCGGGCCGCCCTCCGCGCGGGGAGGGCGGCCGCGCCATGCGCTGCCGGTGGCGGTGCTGGTAACCGGTACCGGTACGGCGATGCGGGACGTCAGTTGGTGCTGAAGTCCGGCAGCAGCTTCTTGAACTCCTTGGCCGCCTCGTCGGCGCCCTGCTGCGGGGTCGCGCTGCCCTGGAGGATCTTCACGTAGGACTGCTGGAGCGGCGTGAACAGGCTGCCCACCTGCGGCAGCGCGACCCGGGGGCGGGCGGTGTCCAGGATCGACTGGAAGCCCGCGATCGACGGGTTGGCCTTGACCTCGTCGGTGTAGGCGGAGGTGCGGGTCGGCAGGGTGCCGGTCTTGACGGCGATGGACGCCTGGCTCTCGGCAGAGGTCATGAACTGCGTGAAGAGGTAGCTGGCGTCGAGGCTCTTGGAGCCCGCGTACACCACCAGGTCATGGCCGCCGGTCGGGGCCTCGGCCTTGCCGGTGCTGCCGGCCGGGAC is part of the Peterkaempfera bronchialis genome and encodes:
- a CDS encoding carbohydrate ABC transporter permease gives rise to the protein MTTTTEAPGGPVKSAAPAPAPRTGLLARVRRSYDRHWYGWAMVLPVVVVMAVLVLYPLCRGLYLSLTNANEANVAKDIGVNHVPATYHLVGLDNYWHVLSGADGDFYPRLIWTIVWTVSCGVLQFVLALALANILNRRMRFRLFYRMALILPWAVPGFIGIFAWRLMLNTQFGVLNEILTHLGLPAQDWLGTPLNQKIAVILVNVWLGVPFQMVALLGGMQSIPAELHEAAEMDGASPWQRFRNITLPGLRPVSSTVILISSIWTFNMFAVIYLLIGQNTTGETDILVTFAFNKAFTGISDYSGASTYGIIILLILLVFSTLYRRRELKAEQS